The Aphelocoma coerulescens isolate FSJ_1873_10779 chromosome 8, UR_Acoe_1.0, whole genome shotgun sequence genome contains the following window.
CACCACACTAGTTGCTTATTAGCAGTGACTGTGATACCTGTAAAAGCACAGTGTGGATGTGTGAATGTTCATTAATAAACTCACATTGGATCGGCCCAGTGTGGAAAGGAGAGAAACTAGAAGGAAGCTCCCCAAAACACCATCCCCACctccacttctttttttttttccccttcgaCGCGTCGTGTTTGCAGGGCCCtagctttctgtttccagatTGGTGAAGCTTCCCAAGCTCTATTCCCCCATAATCTCCAAAAGTCCCCAATAGTTGCTGGAATGGTAGTTTTGAGCTTCTAGCCCTCTGCTCCTCCATTATTTTAGTCAGATCTTAAATTTTGGTTCAGGGAAAGACTCATGAGAATTGCTTAAAATTTGCATTAGAAGCCACCTCAAGCAAAAATCTGCAAACTTGTTCGGTGTTTTTTTTACGCTAGTCAAGAAACTGTTGTAATATTTGAGCAAAATGACACTTTTAGTGGCCACCAAATCATAGAGTGATAACCCCTGTTTGAGCCTTTACTGTGACCATTGTAACATTTGTTTATCCATGGCATATTCCTCTTGTGAAGTCATCTGGCTGCGAGCAGTGCATTACTCCACAGGCACTGCTGTGCTGATGCGCTCTGTATGTTCACAGTCATGGGCAAAGCCGAAGGCTCTGTGGCTAGGGAAGAATGGCATGGACATGTTACTGCTCTCTCTGTTGCACCAGAATTTCGACGTCTGGGTTTGGCTGCTAAATTGATGGAGCTCCTGgaagaaatttcagaaaagtGAGTAGTATGTCTAGTTTAAgtttatattttaaagtaatattTCCATAGACACCTGTCCCTGGTTTACGTGCAGAATTTGGCTTTACGTAGTGTTCTGATTTTCTGAAATTCCTCATAGTTGGAGAAAAAGAGTTACGAAAGTTGCTTAGCAGTTTAAAATCTCATGGTTTTTCTGAAAGCTAACTTGCCAGAGTGAGGAGTACGTGGTCTGAATTCCAGTAGAGATACTGTGTAAAAGAACATTTCTTGACAGGAAAAGAGCTTTGTGAAATGTCATCACTGTTTCCTGTAGGGCCTCCAACATACTTGTTCAGTAATTGTGGGCTTTGTGCAATGCCCTCAGGCACAATCTTGAAGAAATTTTGTACTGCAGAGAGTATCTTAGCTTACTTGCCATTCCGTGTTTGGTTACTTGTACCTgagaaaatttaatttagtGTCAGATGAACCCACTGGGAAATGTCCTTAACTGATTCTGGTAGGGTAACCCCACTACAGTTGGTAAAATTGGAAAATATTACCATGTTTTGAAAAAATTTGCCTTGTGAAGTTAAGGGGCTATCTCCTGTCAGGCAACTGGATTTTGTGACCGATTCCACTCCTCCTAATCCAAGCAATCtaaaacatggatttttttttttttaatcgtaTCATATGGATTTAGGCCTGTGGGGGTGTTTAGCTTGTCCCGTTCTTTCTGTCCAAATTTCTGCACCCACTAACTGGTGTAGAAGGGCCGTGcgacaaaaataaaatgaaatttgtgTCTATATTTGAATTTTCCCTTGGTAAAGGAGTGTATCTGTTATTACATTGTGAAAGATGTTTGATCAGTGTACTACATCAGACTCACTTTGGTTTGATTACAATTTATGGGTTGTTATTTAGAAATACATTGATGTACGATGCCTTattgtggttttgtttatttgtttgtttgtttttttcctcccctgctAAAGAAAGGGTGGATTTTTTGTCGATCTCTTTGTGAGAGTATCAAATCAGGTTGCTGTAAATATGTATAAGCAACTAGGCTACAGTGTGTACCGGACAGTCTTAGAGTACTACTCAGCTAGCAGTGGGGAGCCAGATGAAGATGCTTACGGTAAGTTCTTGTTCTGTCTCAAATTGAATGGAACGATTCTCACGTTTAGGGTTCCTGGGCTTGTTTGTAAgagtattattattttttttggtATATGAAACAATTTCAGATAGCTGATTAGTGGGATTTTTGTATCTTCCTTTAGGTAACTTTTCCTACTTAAGATTATATCAGTTACAAAACTTAATCTTGCCATTTACGCATTTTGTAGCATCTCTGGCAAAATCAACTGCAAAACAAGAGTAAACGCAAAGGAATGGCAgtgctttcttcctttcctcccgtAACAGGGACTTGAAACTTCTTCAATGAGAGGGTGGTTGGTAACTGCAATGGCCTCTCTCCAGGGAAATGGTCATGACACCAAGCCCATCAAAGTTCAAGGAATATCTGGACAATGCTCCTAATCATACAGTATAGTTTTAGGTAGTTCTGTGCAGAGCAAGGTGTTGCATCCTtataggtcccttccaacttgaggTAGTCATATGATTCTAGGAAATTTTCTTGATTCAAAATTACCTTATTTTAATGGAGAAGTCATTTAATATGGCTTTGTACAATGACTGTGTTactataaaaacattttttctttttgctatagATATGAGAAAAGCTCTTTCCAGAGATACAGAGAAGAAATCAGTTATACCTCTGCCTCATCCTGTGAGGCCAGAAGACATCGAGTAACTTTAAGCTGTGGTTCTAATGCAATTTACTAAGTATCAGGTTCCCTCTCCTATAACCCCCAATAGCTTACGGATAAGAAGTTTTAGGCCGAATGTTTTTCCcataaaatactaaaaagcaaTGTTGAGAAGCTGACTAACACTGCTTATATTGGTAGTGGCTGTACACTGCCACACTTAACtctgttatttttcctttcacataTTGGAGATTTGGAGACTATTAAAATGGAATTACCTCCTGTGTGGTCTTGGTTTTCTGTCAAACCAAAATACCTGAATTCAGTAATAGTAAAAACTCTTCAAATGCATTTATTCGTGACCACTGAAAATGCTGTactgttttctctgtgtgtcCCAGCTGGCCAGGGAGTGCAGGGCAGGAGAAGGCTGGCAGCCACAGAAAGCGAACCAGCACTTCCTATCCTTGTATTTATGGGGGATGAGCTGCACCCTCCggtgtcctgcccatggcac
Protein-coding sequences here:
- the NAA20 gene encoding N-alpha-acetyltransferase 20, translating into MTTLRAFTCDDLFRFNNINLDPLTETYGIPFYLQYLAHWPEYFIVAEAPGGELMGYIMGKAEGSVAREEWHGHVTALSVAPEFRRLGLAAKLMELLEEISEKKGGFFVDLFVRVSNQVAVNMYKQLGYSVYRTVLEYYSASSGEPDEDAYDMRKALSRDTEKKSVIPLPHPVRPEDIE